A window from Azoarcus sp. DD4 encodes these proteins:
- a CDS encoding cytochrome b/b6 domain-containing protein yields MNRLHIWDLPTRLFHWLLVLAILTAYVTGQIGGNLIVWHGRAGLFIIGLVVFRVVWGFVGAPTARFAHFVRGPGAIRAYLRGHWQGIGHNPLGALSVVALLTLVGAQAVTGLFTNDDISFQGPLADLVSKEASDSLLGVHVLLQNVLLGLVVVHLAAIVFYVRFKRENLVKPMVTGWKEVDPAVSQAATPHSATAQHRLPALVVALTLAVAAVYTADGGLFAAPPVIPTAAPAAPSW; encoded by the coding sequence ATGAACCGACTGCACATCTGGGATCTGCCCACCCGCCTCTTCCACTGGCTGCTGGTGCTCGCCATCCTCACCGCCTACGTCACCGGCCAGATCGGCGGCAACCTCATCGTCTGGCACGGCCGCGCCGGCCTGTTCATCATCGGCCTGGTGGTTTTCCGCGTGGTATGGGGCTTCGTCGGCGCCCCCACCGCGCGCTTCGCCCACTTCGTGCGCGGCCCCGGCGCCATCCGCGCCTACCTGCGCGGCCACTGGCAAGGCATCGGCCACAACCCGCTCGGCGCGCTATCGGTGGTCGCCCTGCTGACGCTGGTCGGCGCGCAGGCGGTTACCGGCCTTTTCACCAACGACGACATCAGCTTCCAGGGCCCGCTCGCCGACCTGGTGAGCAAGGAAGCGTCGGACAGCCTGCTCGGCGTTCATGTGCTGCTGCAGAACGTGCTGCTCGGGCTGGTGGTGGTGCATCTTGCGGCGATCGTGTTCTACGTGCGCTTCAAGCGGGAGAACCTTGTGAAGCCGATGGTGACGGGGTGGAAGGAGGTGGATCCGGCGGTTTCGCAGGCCGCCACACCGCATTCCGCGACGGCACAGCATCGGCTACCGGCCTTGGTGGTGGCGCTGACGCTGGCAGTCGCCGCTGTGTATACCGCGGACGGTGGTTTGTTCGCCGCGCCGCCGGTGATACCGACGGCCGCGCCCGCCGCACCTAGCTGGTAA
- a CDS encoding efflux transporter outer membrane subunit, with product MNTRLPLLSLLAAALLSGCALGPDFRRPEVDTPAQFRAAEGWTVVAPRDAAAVGNWWEIYRDPLLDGLVAQVAPANQGVAAAAARYREARALVGGSRAEALPTLDAGFATTRSRSAAGDSGNTTGVRNLHRFTLSARWEIDLWGRIARGVEASEHDAAASAADLAAVRLSAQAALVENYLELRINDAHQRLFDRTLDAYRRSLEITRNRHRAGVASLAEVAQAETQLRSAEAEGIDLRIQRSRLENAIAVLLGRPPAAFRIEAVAALPDLPQIPPALPSEVLARRPDVAAALRRVAADNARIGAAHAAYFPSLVLGAGGGYQDSRLADLFTLPQRFWSIGPTLAQSLFDGGARRAAADRAEAAWEGSVADYRQTVLEAFQDTEDSLASLRILAEERGVQLAATRAAAEFLAQTNNQYLAGTVSYLNVAIAQAAALSAERASLDLLSRQLAASVGLVRALGGDPWDIPADAAGTAAPAATTGRAAPPVPFS from the coding sequence ATGAACACACGCCTGCCTCTGCTCAGCCTCCTTGCCGCCGCCCTGCTCTCCGGCTGCGCGCTCGGCCCCGATTTCCGCCGCCCCGAGGTCGACACCCCGGCGCAGTTCCGCGCCGCCGAAGGCTGGACGGTGGTCGCGCCGCGCGACGCCGCCGCGGTCGGCAACTGGTGGGAGATCTACCGCGATCCGCTGCTCGACGGCCTGGTGGCGCAAGTGGCGCCGGCCAACCAGGGCGTCGCCGCCGCCGCCGCGCGCTACCGCGAGGCGCGCGCGCTGGTCGGCGGCAGCCGTGCCGAAGCGCTGCCGACGCTGGACGCCGGCTTCGCCACCACCCGCAGCCGCAGCGCCGCCGGCGACAGCGGCAACACCACCGGCGTGCGCAACCTGCACCGCTTCACCCTGAGCGCGCGCTGGGAGATCGACCTGTGGGGCCGCATCGCCCGCGGCGTCGAAGCCAGCGAGCACGACGCCGCCGCCAGCGCCGCCGACCTCGCCGCCGTGCGCCTGAGCGCGCAGGCAGCGCTGGTGGAGAACTACCTGGAACTGCGCATCAACGACGCCCACCAGCGCCTCTTCGACCGCACTCTCGACGCCTACCGCCGCTCGCTGGAGATCACCCGCAACCGCCACCGCGCCGGCGTCGCCAGCCTCGCCGAGGTCGCCCAGGCCGAAACCCAGCTGCGCAGCGCCGAGGCCGAGGGCATAGACCTGCGCATCCAGCGCAGCCGCCTGGAAAACGCCATCGCCGTGCTGCTCGGCCGCCCGCCCGCCGCCTTCCGCATCGAAGCGGTGGCGGCGCTGCCCGACCTGCCGCAGATCCCGCCCGCTCTGCCGTCCGAAGTGCTGGCGCGTCGGCCGGATGTCGCCGCCGCGCTGCGCCGCGTCGCCGCCGACAACGCCCGCATCGGCGCCGCCCACGCCGCCTACTTCCCCAGCCTGGTGCTCGGCGCCGGCGGCGGCTACCAGGACAGCCGGTTGGCCGACCTGTTCACGCTGCCGCAGCGCTTCTGGTCCATCGGCCCGACGCTGGCGCAGAGCCTGTTCGACGGCGGCGCCCGCCGCGCCGCCGCCGACCGCGCCGAAGCCGCGTGGGAAGGCAGCGTCGCCGACTACCGCCAGACCGTGCTCGAAGCCTTCCAGGACACCGAGGACAGCCTCGCCAGCCTGCGCATCCTCGCCGAGGAACGCGGCGTGCAGCTGGCCGCCACCCGCGCCGCCGCCGAATTCCTCGCCCAGACCAACAACCAGTACCTCGCCGGCACGGTGAGCTACCTCAACGTCGCCATCGCCCAGGCCGCGGCGCTGAGCGCCGAACGCGCCAGCCTCGACCTGCTCAGCCGCCAGCTCGCCGCCTCGGTCGGGCTGGTGCGAGCGCTCGGCGGCGATCCCTGGGACATCCCGGCCGATGCCGCCGGCACCGCAGCGCCCGCGGCCACCACCGGACGCGCCGCCCCACCCGTTCCGTTTTCCTGA
- a CDS encoding efflux RND transporter permease subunit has product MSLSATFIRRPVATVLLTLGIALLGVAAFFQLPAALLPQVDYPVISVRANLPGASPETIASSVAMPLERALGSIAGVNEITSRSTLGSTEIVLQFDLDRSIDGAARDIQAAINAARSQLPSGMAGNPTLRKSNPNDSPIMILAMTSDVLSRTQIYDAAVTILAQKLAQVEGVGQVSAGGSSLPAVRVELNPLALARAGVSAEAVRGAIVAGNVNRPKGYVEDGERHWQVAANDQARTAADYLPMIVRWQNGAALRLGDVAEVRDGAQELRNAGLANGRPAVLLMINRQPNANIIATVDHIRALLPELQAAIPAEIKLEISQDRSTTVRASLRDVGTCLLLSVVLVVLVVRLFLRDRRAALIPAVTVPVALIGTLALMYLAGFSLNNLSLMALTVAAGFVVDDVVVVLENTTRHIEQGLSPLQAALRGAREVGATLLSMTLSLAAAFIPIIFMDGIVGRLFGEFALTLVAAIAVSLLLSLATAPMLCARLLRPTAEQPAPRGRLAALGRLRERALAALHRGYRRSLAWTLDHSLLTLAVLAGVVALNLYLYAIVPKGFLPQQDTGRLIAYIEGDQSSSFQAMYDRLAEIDAIVRQDPAVLRVSGSVGGNGPGGGSATSARMFITLKPRAERPSASAVIERMRRPLSRVGGARVFVMAAQEIRIGGRGGSSDYLYTLQSDDLGALRQWEPKIREALAALPQLTDVNTDARDKGLQTKLVVDREAAARLGLSQRAIDLALNNYFGERLVSTIHHPLNQYRVVMGAAPHFWRSPDILADIVLLAADGSRVPLSAVAHWAPGNAPLAVNHQAQFASSTVSFALAPGVSLGEASAAITAAMDRLGVPPAVFGTFEGAARAFQSAASSQLLLILAAIVAVYLVLGILYESLLHPLTILSTLPSAGVGALLALLAFRTEFTVIALIGVILLVGIVKKNAIMMIDFALHAQRSHGLSPREAIFDACLLRFRPIMMTSVAAILGALPLALGSGDGAELRQPLGIAIVGGLLVGQLLTLYTTPAVFLALDRLRLKLARRRAPRPAPAAVAEPAAVPKPASDSA; this is encoded by the coding sequence ATGTCGCTGTCCGCAACCTTCATCCGCCGCCCGGTGGCCACCGTACTGCTGACGCTGGGCATCGCCCTGCTCGGCGTCGCCGCCTTCTTCCAGCTGCCGGCGGCGCTGCTGCCGCAGGTGGATTACCCGGTGATCTCGGTGCGCGCCAACCTGCCCGGCGCCAGCCCGGAGACCATCGCCTCGAGCGTGGCGATGCCGCTGGAACGCGCGCTCGGCAGCATCGCCGGGGTGAACGAGATCACCTCGCGCAGCACCCTGGGCAGCACCGAAATCGTCCTGCAGTTCGACCTCGACCGCAGCATCGACGGCGCCGCGCGCGACATCCAGGCCGCCATCAACGCGGCGCGCTCGCAGCTGCCTTCGGGCATGGCGGGCAACCCGACGCTGCGCAAGTCCAATCCCAACGACAGCCCGATCATGATCCTGGCGATGACCTCGGACGTGCTGTCGCGCACCCAGATCTACGACGCCGCGGTCACCATCCTGGCGCAGAAGCTGGCGCAGGTCGAAGGCGTCGGCCAGGTCAGCGCCGGCGGCAGTTCGCTGCCGGCGGTGCGGGTGGAACTCAACCCGCTGGCGCTCGCGCGCGCCGGCGTCAGCGCCGAGGCGGTGCGCGGCGCCATCGTCGCCGGCAACGTCAACCGGCCCAAGGGCTATGTCGAGGACGGCGAGCGCCACTGGCAGGTCGCCGCCAACGACCAGGCGCGCACCGCCGCCGACTACCTGCCGATGATCGTGCGCTGGCAGAACGGCGCCGCGCTGCGGCTGGGCGACGTGGCCGAGGTGCGCGACGGCGCCCAGGAACTGCGCAACGCCGGCCTCGCCAACGGCCGCCCGGCGGTACTGCTGATGATCAACCGCCAGCCCAACGCCAACATCATCGCCACGGTGGATCACATCCGCGCGCTGCTGCCCGAGCTGCAGGCGGCGATCCCGGCCGAGATCAAGCTGGAGATCTCGCAGGACCGCAGCACCACGGTGCGCGCCTCGCTGCGCGATGTCGGCACCTGCCTGCTGCTGTCGGTGGTGCTGGTGGTGCTGGTGGTGCGGCTCTTCCTGCGCGACCGCCGCGCCGCGCTGATTCCGGCGGTGACGGTGCCGGTGGCGCTGATCGGCACGCTGGCGCTGATGTACCTCGCCGGCTTCAGCCTCAACAACCTGTCGCTGATGGCGCTGACGGTGGCCGCCGGTTTCGTGGTGGATGACGTGGTGGTGGTGCTGGAGAACACCACCCGCCACATCGAGCAGGGCCTGTCGCCGCTGCAGGCGGCGCTGCGCGGCGCGCGCGAGGTCGGCGCCACGCTGCTGTCGATGACGCTGTCGCTGGCCGCCGCCTTCATCCCCATCATCTTCATGGACGGCATCGTCGGCCGCCTGTTCGGCGAGTTCGCACTCACCCTGGTGGCGGCGATCGCGGTGTCGCTGCTGCTGTCGCTCGCCACCGCGCCGATGCTGTGCGCGCGCTTGCTGCGCCCGACGGCGGAACAGCCGGCGCCGCGCGGTCGCCTCGCCGCGCTCGGCCGGCTGCGCGAGCGCGCCCTCGCCGCCCTGCACCGCGGCTACCGCCGCAGCCTGGCATGGACGCTGGACCATAGCCTGCTGACGCTGGCCGTGCTCGCCGGCGTGGTCGCGCTCAACCTCTACCTCTACGCCATCGTGCCCAAGGGCTTCCTGCCGCAGCAGGACACCGGCCGGCTGATCGCCTACATCGAGGGCGACCAGAGCAGCTCCTTCCAGGCCATGTACGACCGCCTCGCCGAAATCGACGCCATCGTCCGGCAAGACCCGGCGGTGTTACGGGTGTCCGGCTCGGTGGGCGGCAACGGCCCCGGCGGCGGCTCGGCGACCTCGGCGCGGATGTTCATCACCTTGAAGCCGCGCGCCGAACGCCCCAGCGCCAGCGCGGTGATCGAGCGCATGCGCCGGCCGCTTTCGCGCGTTGGCGGCGCCCGGGTGTTCGTGATGGCGGCGCAGGAGATCCGCATCGGCGGCCGCGGCGGCTCGTCCGACTACCTCTACACCCTGCAGAGCGACGACCTCGGCGCGCTGCGCCAGTGGGAACCGAAGATCCGCGAGGCGCTGGCCGCGCTGCCGCAACTCACCGACGTCAACACCGACGCCCGCGACAAGGGCCTGCAGACCAAGCTGGTGGTGGACCGTGAGGCCGCCGCCCGCCTCGGCCTCAGCCAGCGCGCCATCGACCTCGCGCTCAACAACTACTTCGGCGAGCGCCTGGTATCGACCATCCACCATCCGCTCAACCAGTACCGGGTGGTGATGGGCGCTGCGCCGCACTTCTGGCGCAGCCCGGACATCCTTGCCGACATCGTGCTGCTGGCCGCCGACGGCAGCCGGGTACCGCTTTCGGCAGTGGCGCACTGGGCGCCGGGCAACGCGCCGCTGGCGGTGAATCACCAGGCGCAGTTCGCGTCATCGACGGTGAGCTTCGCGCTGGCGCCGGGCGTCTCGCTCGGCGAAGCCAGCGCCGCCATCACCGCCGCGATGGACAGGCTGGGCGTGCCGCCGGCTGTGTTCGGCACCTTCGAGGGCGCGGCGCGCGCCTTCCAGTCGGCCGCGTCCAGCCAGCTGCTGCTGATCCTCGCCGCCATCGTCGCGGTGTATCTGGTGCTCGGCATCCTCTACGAGAGCCTGCTGCATCCGCTCACCATCCTCTCCACCCTGCCCTCGGCCGGGGTCGGCGCACTGCTGGCGCTGCTCGCCTTCCGCACCGAATTCACCGTGATCGCGCTGATCGGGGTGATCCTGCTGGTGGGCATCGTCAAGAAGAACGCGATCATGATGATCGACTTCGCGCTGCACGCGCAGCGCAGCCACGGCCTCAGCCCGCGCGAGGCGATCTTCGACGCCTGCCTGCTGCGCTTCCGGCCGATCATGATGACCAGCGTTGCCGCCATCCTCGGTGCGCTGCCGCTCGCGCTCGGCAGCGGCGACGGCGCCGAGCTGCGCCAGCCGCTCGGCATCGCCATCGTCGGCGGCCTGCTGGTGGGCCAGTTGCTGACGCTCTACACCACGCCGGCGGTGTTCCTCGCGCTCGACCGCCTGCGCCTGAAGCTCGCTCGCCGGCGCGCGCCGCGACCCGCCCCTGCCGCCGTCGCCGAGCCGGCCGCAGTGCCGAAACCCGCCTCCGATTCCGCCTGA
- a CDS encoding MdtB/MuxB family multidrug efflux RND transporter permease subunit codes for MNPSRLYILRPVATSLLMLAILLAGLIGYRLLPVAALPEVEYPTIQVSTLYPGASPDVIASSITAPLERQLGQIAGLQQMSSTSSGGASVITLQFALGLSMDVSQQEVLAAISAANAFLPNDLPMPPVFSKVNPADAPIVTLAISSSALSLPQVADLVDTRLAQKISRIAGVGLVSIGGGQRPAVRIQVNPQALAAQGLNLEDIRAAIGEANVNIAKGSFDGPLRASTLDANDQLRSADEYRRLIIAWKNGAPIRLGDIAELVDGAENIRLAAWADTRPAVILNIQRQPGANVIDTVDRIKALLPTLQASLPATVDLRLLSDRTTTIRASVRDVGHELLLAIALVVIVIFIFLRNLPATLIPSVAVPLSLVGTFAVMHLAGFSINNLTLMALTIATGFVVDDAIVMIENIVRHLEDGESPLEAALKGAQQIGFTIISLTFSLIAVLIPLLFMGDVVGRLFREFAITLAVAILISAVVSLTLTPMMCARLLHHAPEESHGAFFRLTGAFIDRCIARYAVALRWVLARQGLTLAVAGATLVLTVLLYLIVPKGFFPAQDTGLIQGITDAPQSISFAAMAQRQQAAVTAILAEPAVESVSSVVGVDGVNATLNSGRLLISLKPRAERDASAAEIIRRLQARLAALPDIVVFMQPVQDLTIESRASRTQYQFSLQGANAEQLGEWVHLLRERLGRVPALVDVATDWLDQGRQAYIEIDRDSAGRLGITPADIDNALYNAFGQRQISTIFTQTNLYRVVLEVKPEFQRGLAGLDQLYLVSADGAQVPLAAVARVVERPGLLAINHIGQFPAATFSFNLAPGAALGDAVEAIRTAFAELDPPASISLHFQGAAQAFQSSLTSTVWLIVAAVVTMYIVLGVLYESYIHPVTILSTLPSAGVGALLALLLAGTDLGIIGIVGIILLIGIVKKNAIMMIDFALEAERDHGKPPDEAIFEACLLRFRPILMTTLAALLGALPLMLSTGVGAELRQPLGITMVGGLILSQILTLFTTPVIYLAFDRLGRRLGGRFGAAGLRRRSA; via the coding sequence ATGAATCCCTCGCGGCTCTACATCCTGCGGCCGGTGGCGACCTCGCTGCTGATGCTCGCGATCCTGCTCGCCGGGCTGATCGGCTACCGGCTGCTGCCGGTGGCGGCGCTGCCGGAGGTGGAATACCCGACCATCCAGGTCTCCACCCTCTACCCCGGCGCCAGCCCGGACGTGATCGCCTCGTCGATCACCGCGCCGCTGGAACGCCAGCTCGGCCAGATCGCCGGGCTGCAGCAGATGTCCTCCACCAGCTCCGGCGGCGCCTCGGTCATCACCCTGCAGTTCGCGCTCGGCCTGTCGATGGACGTGTCGCAGCAGGAGGTGCTGGCCGCGATCTCCGCCGCCAACGCCTTCCTGCCCAACGACCTGCCGATGCCGCCGGTGTTCAGCAAGGTGAATCCGGCCGATGCGCCCATCGTCACGCTGGCGATCTCGTCGTCGGCCTTGTCGCTGCCGCAAGTGGCCGACCTGGTCGATACCCGGCTGGCGCAGAAGATCTCGCGCATCGCCGGCGTCGGCCTGGTCAGCATCGGCGGCGGCCAGCGCCCGGCGGTGCGCATCCAGGTCAATCCGCAGGCGCTCGCCGCCCAGGGGCTGAACCTGGAAGACATCCGCGCCGCCATCGGCGAGGCCAACGTCAACATCGCCAAGGGCAGCTTCGACGGCCCGCTGCGCGCCTCCACGCTGGACGCCAACGACCAGCTGCGCTCCGCCGACGAATACCGCCGCCTGATCATCGCCTGGAAGAACGGCGCGCCGATCCGGCTGGGCGACATCGCCGAACTCGTCGACGGCGCCGAGAACATCCGGCTGGCCGCCTGGGCCGACACCCGCCCGGCGGTCATCCTCAACATCCAGCGCCAGCCCGGTGCCAACGTCATCGACACGGTGGACCGCATCAAGGCGCTGCTGCCCACGCTGCAGGCCTCGCTGCCGGCCACGGTGGACCTGCGCCTGCTGTCCGACCGCACCACCACCATCCGCGCCTCGGTGCGCGACGTCGGCCACGAGCTGCTGCTGGCGATCGCGCTGGTGGTGATAGTGATCTTTATCTTCCTGCGCAACCTGCCTGCCACCCTCATCCCCAGCGTGGCAGTGCCGCTGTCGCTGGTCGGCACTTTCGCGGTGATGCACCTCGCCGGCTTCTCGATCAACAACCTGACGCTGATGGCGCTGACCATCGCCACCGGCTTCGTGGTGGACGACGCCATCGTGATGATCGAGAACATCGTCCGCCACCTGGAGGACGGCGAAAGCCCGCTGGAAGCGGCGCTGAAGGGTGCGCAGCAGATCGGCTTCACCATCATCTCGCTGACCTTCTCGCTGATCGCGGTGCTGATTCCGCTGCTGTTCATGGGCGACGTGGTCGGCCGGTTGTTCCGCGAATTCGCGATCACGCTGGCGGTGGCGATCCTGATCTCGGCGGTGGTGTCGCTGACGCTGACGCCGATGATGTGCGCGCGCCTGCTGCACCACGCGCCGGAGGAAAGCCACGGTGCCTTCTTCCGCCTGACCGGCGCCTTCATCGACCGCTGCATCGCGCGCTACGCGGTGGCGCTGCGCTGGGTGCTGGCGCGCCAGGGGCTGACGCTGGCGGTGGCCGGCGCCACCCTGGTGCTGACCGTGCTGCTCTACCTGATCGTGCCCAAGGGCTTCTTCCCGGCGCAGGACACCGGGCTGATCCAGGGCATCACCGATGCGCCGCAGAGCATCTCGTTCGCGGCGATGGCGCAGCGCCAGCAGGCGGCAGTGACGGCCATCCTCGCCGAACCGGCGGTGGAAAGCGTGTCGTCGGTGGTGGGCGTGGACGGGGTGAACGCCACCCTCAACAGCGGCCGCCTGCTGATCAGCCTCAAGCCGCGCGCCGAGCGCGACGCCAGCGCCGCGGAGATCATCCGCCGCCTGCAGGCGCGGCTGGCGGCGCTGCCGGACATCGTGGTGTTCATGCAGCCGGTGCAGGACCTCACCATCGAAAGCCGCGCCAGCCGCACCCAGTACCAGTTCAGCCTGCAGGGCGCCAACGCCGAACAGCTGGGCGAATGGGTGCATCTGCTGCGCGAGCGGCTGGGGCGGGTGCCGGCGCTTGTCGACGTCGCCACCGACTGGCTGGACCAGGGCCGCCAGGCCTATATCGAGATCGACCGCGACAGCGCCGGCCGGCTCGGCATCACCCCGGCCGACATCGACAACGCGCTCTACAACGCCTTCGGCCAGCGCCAGATCTCCACCATCTTCACCCAGACCAACCTCTACCGCGTGGTGCTGGAGGTGAAGCCGGAATTCCAGCGCGGGCTGGCCGGGCTCGACCAGCTCTACCTGGTGTCGGCCGATGGCGCCCAGGTACCGCTCGCCGCGGTGGCGCGCGTCGTCGAGCGTCCGGGGCTGCTGGCGATCAACCACATCGGCCAGTTCCCGGCGGCAACCTTCTCCTTCAACCTTGCGCCGGGTGCCGCGCTCGGCGACGCGGTGGAGGCCATCCGCACGGCCTTCGCCGAACTCGATCCGCCGGCCAGCATCAGCCTGCATTTCCAGGGCGCGGCGCAGGCTTTCCAGTCCTCGCTCACCAGCACGGTGTGGCTGATCGTCGCCGCCGTCGTCACCATGTACATCGTGCTCGGCGTGCTCTACGAGAGCTACATCCACCCGGTGACCATCCTCTCCACCCTGCCCTCGGCCGGCGTCGGCGCGCTGCTGGCGCTGCTGCTGGCGGGGACGGACCTCGGCATCATCGGCATCGTCGGCATCATCCTGCTGATCGGCATCGTCAAGAAGAACGCGATCATGATGATCGACTTCGCCCTGGAGGCCGAACGCGACCACGGCAAGCCGCCCGACGAGGCCATCTTCGAAGCCTGCCTGCTGCGCTTCCGGCCCATCCTGATGACCACGCTGGCCGCCCTGCTCGGCGCGCTGCCGCTGATGCTGTCGACCGGCGTCGGCGCCGAGCTGCGCCAGCCGCTGGGCATCACCATGGTCGGCGGGCTGATCCTGTCGCAGATCCTCACGCTGTTCACCACCCCGGTGATCTACCTTGCCTTCGACCGCCTCGGCCGCCGCCTCGGCGGTCGTTTCGGCGCGGCCGGCCTGCGCCGGCGGAGCGCATGA
- a CDS encoding MdtA/MuxA family multidrug efflux RND transporter periplasmic adaptor subunit — protein sequence MNPPHLSRIHPPHSIERLMGFHAKSLFNKHAIALALGLFAGGATVYAYLQPGAGASAATGAQAGADGPRGERPGRRGPGGAGPVHAIRATAARVGDLDITLSALGTVTASNTATVKPRVSGQLVGIHFREGQLVKAGELLAEIDPRPFRIQLDQTRAQRVRDEATLGAARVDLERYRALLAQDSIARQQVDAQEALVRQLEGTVAADAAQEAQAALQLEFTRVTAPAGGRLGLRVVDVGNQVDAQSAAGLVVITQTQPIHAVFALPADALAPQLGQLQHGGKAVVEAWSRDGRTRLAEGRLISIDNQIDVATGSLKLKAEFANQDNSLFPNQFINVRLRADTRRDSVLLQSAAVQRNAQGSYVFVVGDDQRVQAKQIRTGPGANDLVVVEEGLAGGERIALDGTDQLRDGARVDVLSVDGVALALAAPAPAPDAAPAEGGERRPRRAAQ from the coding sequence ATGAATCCACCGCACCTGTCCCGCATCCACCCGCCCCACAGCATCGAGCGCCTCATGGGTTTCCACGCCAAGTCCCTGTTCAACAAGCACGCCATCGCGCTCGCCCTCGGCCTCTTCGCCGGCGGTGCCACCGTCTATGCCTATCTCCAGCCGGGTGCCGGCGCCTCTGCCGCCACCGGCGCCCAGGCCGGCGCCGACGGCCCACGCGGCGAGCGTCCCGGCCGCCGCGGTCCCGGCGGTGCCGGCCCGGTGCATGCGATCCGCGCCACCGCGGCACGCGTCGGCGATCTCGACATCACGCTGTCGGCGCTGGGCACCGTCACCGCCTCCAACACCGCCACGGTCAAGCCGCGCGTCAGCGGCCAGCTGGTCGGCATCCATTTCCGCGAAGGCCAGTTGGTGAAGGCCGGCGAACTGCTCGCCGAGATCGACCCGCGCCCCTTCCGCATCCAGCTCGACCAGACCCGCGCCCAGCGCGTGCGCGACGAGGCCACGCTGGGCGCGGCGCGGGTCGATCTCGAACGCTACCGCGCGCTGCTGGCGCAGGACTCGATCGCCCGCCAGCAGGTGGACGCCCAGGAAGCGCTGGTGCGCCAGCTCGAAGGCACGGTGGCGGCCGACGCCGCGCAGGAGGCGCAGGCCGCGCTGCAGCTCGAATTCACCCGCGTCACCGCACCCGCCGGCGGCCGGCTGGGGCTGAGGGTGGTGGACGTCGGCAACCAGGTCGATGCGCAGAGCGCCGCCGGCCTGGTGGTGATCACCCAGACCCAGCCCATCCACGCGGTGTTCGCGCTGCCCGCCGACGCGCTGGCGCCGCAACTCGGCCAGCTGCAGCACGGCGGCAAGGCGGTGGTGGAAGCCTGGAGCCGCGACGGCCGCACCCGCCTCGCCGAAGGCCGGCTGATCAGCATCGACAACCAGATCGACGTCGCCACCGGCAGCCTCAAGCTCAAGGCGGAATTCGCCAACCAGGACAACAGCCTCTTCCCCAACCAGTTCATCAACGTGCGCCTGCGCGCCGACACCCGCCGCGACAGCGTGCTGCTGCAGTCGGCGGCGGTGCAGCGCAACGCCCAGGGCAGCTACGTCTTCGTGGTCGGTGACGACCAGCGCGTGCAGGCAAAGCAGATCCGCACCGGCCCGGGCGCCAACGACCTGGTGGTGGTGGAGGAAGGCCTGGCCGGCGGCGAACGCATCGCGCTCGACGGCACCGACCAGCTGCGCGACGGCGCGCGGGTGGACGTGCTGAGCGTGGATGGCGTTGCGCTCGCGCTCGCCGCACCGGCACCAGCGCCGGACGCCGCGCCGGCCGAAGGCGGCGAACGCCGCCCGCGCAGGGCCGCGCAATGA
- a CDS encoding biopolymer transporter ExbD encodes MGMNVAAAGGSGDPEVLVDINTTPLIDVLLVLLIMLIITIPIQLHSVNMNMPLGNPPPPDTPPEVVRIDIDPAGVIRWNGDAVADAAALDGRLSAAAAQAVPPELHVNPDKRVAYQVVAGVMAAVQRKGLTKVGLIGAEQFL; translated from the coding sequence ATGGGAATGAACGTCGCCGCCGCCGGCGGCTCGGGCGATCCGGAAGTGCTGGTGGACATCAACACCACGCCGCTGATCGACGTGCTGCTGGTGCTGCTGATCATGCTGATCATCACCATCCCGATCCAGCTCCACTCGGTGAACATGAACATGCCGCTCGGCAACCCGCCGCCGCCGGACACGCCGCCGGAGGTGGTCCGCATCGACATCGACCCCGCCGGCGTGATCCGCTGGAACGGCGACGCGGTGGCCGATGCCGCCGCGCTCGACGGCCGCCTGAGCGCCGCCGCCGCGCAGGCGGTGCCGCCGGAACTGCATGTAAACCCGGACAAGCGCGTCGCCTACCAGGTGGTGGCCGGCGTCATGGCCGCGGTGCAGCGCAAAGGCCTGACCAAGGTGGGGCTGATAGGCGCCGAACAATTCCTCTGA
- a CDS encoding ExbD/TolR family protein produces MTLPAEEDEVVSAINTTPLVDVMLVLLIIFLITIPVVTNTVAVELPKETNQPRVTAPENINIAVTRDGKVFWNESAVADSEALVERLKGIAVQQPQPEVQIRGDGAAPYEFVGRVIFACQRAGILKVGFITEPPPRG; encoded by the coding sequence ATGACGCTGCCCGCCGAGGAAGACGAGGTCGTCTCGGCGATCAACACCACCCCGCTGGTAGACGTGATGCTGGTGCTGCTGATCATCTTCCTGATCACCATCCCGGTCGTCACCAACACGGTGGCGGTGGAGCTGCCCAAGGAGACCAACCAGCCGCGCGTCACCGCGCCCGAGAACATCAACATCGCGGTCACCCGCGACGGCAAGGTGTTCTGGAACGAGAGCGCGGTGGCCGACAGCGAAGCCCTGGTCGAGCGCCTGAAGGGCATCGCGGTGCAGCAGCCGCAGCCCGAGGTGCAGATCCGCGGCGACGGCGCGGCGCCCTACGAGTTCGTCGGCCGGGTGATCTTCGCCTGCCAGCGCGCCGGCATCCTCAAGGTCGGCTTCATCACCGAACCGCCGCCGCGCGGTTGA